A single Triticum dicoccoides isolate Atlit2015 ecotype Zavitan chromosome 2A, WEW_v2.0, whole genome shotgun sequence DNA region contains:
- the LOC119358965 gene encoding peroxidase 2-like, producing the protein MASSSLSVVLLLCLATVASAQLSTTFYDKSCPLALEKIKTGVETAINSDRRMAASLLRLHFHDCFVQGCDASVLLNETSVGGNERGAFGNVGSLRGFEVIEQIKKDVEAVCKKPYSNNPVVSCADILAVAARDSVVALGGPTWEVQLGRKDSANATVALANANLPGPFLDVAGLKASFAGKGLNLTDMVALSGGHTIGMAQCKNFRSRLYTEPNIDSTFQDKLNDTCTPSGNDNSLAPLDDTATPPTQDMFDNAYFLNLQSNKGLLHSDQVLYNATATSGDTEVIVNSFASAQAVFFKAFASAMVKMSNLGPSPGSPQGQIRKECSIPN; encoded by the exons ATGGCATCTTCATCTCTATCAGTCGTGTTGCTCCTGTGCCTGGCCACAGTGGCGTCGGCGCAGCTGTCGACGACATTCTACGACAAGTCGTGCCCTTTGGCTCTTGAAAAAATCAAGACCGGCGTGGAGACGGCCATCAACAGCGACCGCCGCATGGCCGCGTCGCTGCTCCGGCTGCACTTTCATGACTGCTTTGTCCAG GGCTGTGACGCGTCCGTTCTGCTGAATGAGACTAGCGTGGGTGGCAACGAGCGGGGCGCGTTTGGGAACGTGGGATCGCTGCGTGGCTTCGAGGTCATCGAACAAATCAAGAAGGATGTGGAAGCCGTGTGCAAAAAGCCCTACAGCAACAACCCcgtcgtctcctgcgccgacatccTCGCCGTCGCCGCTCGCGATTCCGTCGTCGCG TTGGGAGGGCCGACGTGGGAGGTTCAACTGGGGAGGAAGGACTCCGCCAACGCTACCGTGGCTCTGGCCAACGCGAACCTGCCTGGGCCGTTCTTGGACGTCGCCGGCCTCAAGGCCAGCTTCGCCGGCAAGGGGCTCAACTTGACCGACATGGTCGCCCTCTCTGGCGGCCACACCATCGGGATGGCGCAGTGCAAGAACTTCAGGAGCAGGCTCTACACCGAGCCCAACATCGACTCCACCTTCCAGGACAAGCTCAACGACACCTGCACCCCGTCTGGCAACGACAACAGCCTGGCCCCGCTGGACGACACGGCGACCCCCCCGACCCAGGACATGTTCGACAACGCCTACTTCCTCAACCTCCAGTCCAACAAGGGGCTCCTGCACTCCGACCAGGTGTTGTACAACGCCACCGCAACCAGCGGTGACACCGAAGTCATCGTTAACAGCTTCGCTTCTGCCCAGGCCGTGTTCTTTAAGGCCTTCGCCTCGGCCATGGTGAAGATGTCCAACCTCGGCCCGTCGCCTGGCTCTCCTCAGGGCCAGATCAGGAAAGAGTGCTCCATCCCCAACTAA
- the LOC119357612 gene encoding uncharacterized protein LOC119357612 produces MYQHHCANATDRGDFHHDGLHIFVRAWRLEAHAENEDQLHHVRLCIEAIPVHGWNNYVATFVIGHGCSLDYIENRSLRREDTRYLALWAWTANPDAILKVKWLTLPARGQRRRGRRGLRHRVLIHLDLHEDHSNAREDDDNPPTPDVNEFTWYPDIVNGAPPPGRRRMAPAARDDRRNTRRDDADDCDGGRSRDGSRGQTGWGDCIRRSLSRNARERQRGAD; encoded by the coding sequence ATGTACCAGCACCACTGCGCCAATGCAACGGACCGCGGCGACTTCCACCATGACGGCCTCCACATCTTCGTGCGCGCCTGGCGCCTGGAAGCCCATGCTGAGAATGAAGACCAGCTGCATCACGTGCGCCTCTGCATCGAAGCAATTCCTGTCCATGGCTGGAACAACTACGTCGCCACGTTCGTCATTGGGCACGGCTGCTCTCTGGACTACATCGAGAACAGGTCGCTACGAAGGGAGGACACGAGGTACCTCGCGCTGTGGGCGTGGACCGCCAACCCCGACGCGATCCTGAAGGTCAAGTGGCTCACTTTGCCGGCACGCGGCCAGCGGCGGCGTGGGCGGCGTGGCCTGCGGCACCGCGTGCTCATTCATCTGGACCTGCACGAGGACCACTCCAACGCACGCGAAGATGACGACAATCCTCCCACCCCAGACGTGAACGAGTTCACCTGGTACCCAGACATCGTCAATGGTGCTCCGCCTCCTGGCCGCCGGCGCATGGCTCCGGCTGCTCGCGACGACCGCCGCAACACGCGGCGCGACGACGCTGACGACTGCGATGGCGGCCGTAGTAGAGATGGCTCAAGAGGTCAGACAGGGTGGGGCGACTGCATCCGTCGGTCTCTCTCCCGCAACGCGCGGGAGCGCCAGCGCGGGGCGGACTAG